A genomic window from Variovorax paradoxus includes:
- the aroB gene encoding 3-dehydroquinate synthase, translated as MSLPVLSAPPERVDIQLGDRSYPILIGAGLLDDPQSFAVTPAAATALIVSNTTVAPLYAKALQAALADRFRTVHLLELPDGEVYKNLQTLNLIFDDLLGHGSDRKTVLFALGGGVVGDMTGFAAASYMRGVPFVQVPTTLLAQVDSSVGGKTAINHPLGKNMIGAFYQPQLVVCDLSTLQTLPPRELSAGLAEVIKYGPIHDMAFFDWIEANIDALVARDPAALACAVKRSCEIKALVVGQDERETGLRAILNFGHTFGHAIESGLGYGEWLHGEAVGCGMVMAVHLSQRLGGVDVAFVDRLTRLIERAGLPVVGPALGAERYLELMRVDKKSEAGEIRFVVIDRPGSAVVRSAPDALVREVLAQCCAG; from the coding sequence AGCTCGGCGACCGCAGCTATCCGATCCTGATCGGCGCTGGCCTGCTGGACGACCCCCAGAGCTTTGCCGTCACGCCGGCCGCAGCCACGGCCCTGATCGTCAGCAACACCACGGTGGCGCCGCTTTACGCCAAGGCGCTGCAGGCTGCCCTGGCGGACCGCTTCCGCACGGTTCACCTGCTCGAGTTGCCCGACGGCGAGGTCTACAAGAACCTGCAGACCCTGAACCTGATCTTCGACGACCTGCTGGGCCATGGCAGCGACCGCAAGACCGTGCTGTTCGCCCTAGGCGGCGGCGTGGTGGGCGATATGACCGGCTTCGCCGCCGCCAGCTACATGCGCGGCGTGCCTTTCGTGCAGGTGCCGACCACGCTGCTGGCGCAGGTCGATTCCTCGGTTGGCGGCAAGACGGCCATCAATCACCCGCTCGGCAAGAACATGATCGGCGCGTTCTACCAGCCGCAGCTCGTGGTTTGTGATCTGTCCACGCTGCAGACGCTGCCCCCGCGCGAACTGAGCGCCGGCCTGGCCGAAGTCATCAAGTACGGCCCGATCCACGACATGGCCTTCTTCGACTGGATCGAGGCGAACATTGACGCCCTCGTCGCAAGAGACCCCGCCGCGCTGGCCTGCGCCGTCAAGCGCAGCTGCGAGATCAAGGCGCTGGTGGTCGGCCAGGACGAGCGCGAGACCGGCCTGCGCGCGATTCTCAATTTCGGCCACACCTTCGGCCACGCGATCGAATCGGGCCTCGGCTATGGCGAATGGCTGCACGGCGAGGCTGTTGGCTGCGGCATGGTCATGGCTGTGCACCTGTCGCAGCGGCTCGGGGGCGTCGATGTTGCATTCGTCGATCGGCTCACGCGCCTGATCGAGCGCGCCGGCCTGCCGGTCGTCGGCCCCGCGCTGGGAGCCGAGCGCTATCTGGAGCTGATGCGCGTCGACAAGAAATCGGAAGCCGGTGAGATCCGCTTCGTGGTGATCGACCGACCCGGCTCCGCCGTGGTCCGCAGCGCGCCTGACGCGCTGGTGCGCGAAGTGCTCGCGCAGTGCTGCGCGGGATGA